A genomic stretch from Mya arenaria isolate MELC-2E11 chromosome 10, ASM2691426v1 includes:
- the LOC128206269 gene encoding guanylate-binding protein 2-like: protein MANNLSSPGDGIEETSILTEKAKRNMLFSKDSSDEEYEHASDNSSVKRPHALHQFDDLRVFYDPISLIYSEKDQTFRFHESVVAELEKIDLPMVIVGIAGLYRTGKSYLLNLIAGAKRGFQTGHSIEPATKGINVWCMMHPKQKDTVLVLLDTEGFGDVEKDDYGCYDLKIFTLVTLLSNVLIYNMNGIFDRYTLTQLELVSEMAKKIKFNGKCNDGNLHIVMPSFALVMRNFSLTIKGKNGTQITADEHLESTLEYSKEKREEYNKTRESVKRCFQKRKCFCLAPPGDVKLIQQLASISFSETCQHFQTSVDPLLEFVFKEEPKRLLTSKPIKGPVFANLVRDFVTSISKEGVSDVDATFTRVTEEENKQIGIAASKIFQRHIKDLMLPIKRRELHQHYTIARDAALKHVFENAILDGLNGNVAFNVAKKEIEEFWKGTEDKNENLLQEKCTQALEECRFYWELKESVESKNFREQVGIHEYQKKICRYIEDEYNEKLASFEEHERLPVWQKFAKHIFITESEILAMEQARQQSKALYENDRFQIEHRSERKASARREEILQHQLSQIAIKMSVLRCELDDMRKKVRNAIEKNEKICRLM from the exons atggcAAACAATCTTTCTTCTCCAGGAGATGGCATTGAAGAG aCAAGTATCCTAACAGAGAAAGCAAAGAGAAATATGTTATTCTCAAAAG ATTCTTCAGACGAGGAGTATGAACATGCATCAGATAATAGTTCAGTAAAAAG acCGCATGCGTTGCATCAATTTGACGATTTGCGGGTGTTTTATGATCCAATAAGCCTGATATATTCGGAGAAAGACCAAACTTTTCGATTCCACGAAAGCGTTGTCGCGGAACTTGAGAAGATTGATCTGCCAATGGTCATTGTTGGCATTGCAGGCTTGTATCGCACAGGGAAATCATATTTGCTAAACCTCATTGCAGGGGCAAAAAGAG GTTTCCAAACAGGGCACTCTATAGAACCAGCAACAAAGGGAATAAATGTGTGGTGCATGATGCACCCTAAGCAAAAGGATACAGTTCTAGTGCTGTTAGACACAGAAGGGTTTGGTGATGTAGAGAAG GATGATTATGGCTGCTATGATTTGAAGATTTTCACACTCGTCACGCTACTCAGCAATGTTCTGATTTACAACATGAATGGAATATTTGACCGATATACCCTGACACAATTGGA ATTGGTTTCAGAAATGgcaaagaaaattaaatttaatggaAAATGCAATGATGGAAATTTACACATCGTTATGCCATCATTCGCGCTAGTAATGCGAAATTTTTCATTGacaataaaaggaaaaaacGGTACACAAATCACAGCAGATGAACACCTGGAAAGTACATTGGAATATAGTAAGGAAAAGAGAGAAGAGTACAACAAAACAAGAGAAAGTGTCAAAAGATGTTTTCAAAAAcgcaaatgtttttgtttggcACCACCTGGGGACGTTAAATTGATTCAACAACTTGCAAGTATTTCTTTTTCTGAAACATGTCAACATTTCCAAACGTCTGTTGATCCGCTGCTGGAATTCGTCTTCAAAGAAGAACCAAAACGACTTTTGACTAGTAAGCCCATAAAGGGTCCAG tGTTTGCAAATCTGGTCCGTGACTTTGTAACGAGTATCTCCAAAGAAGGCGTTTCTGATGTTGATGCTACGTTCACAAGGGTGACAGaggaagaaaacaaacaaattggtATAGCCGCATCCAAAATATTCCAAAGGCACATAAAAGATTTAATGCTGCCAATTAAAAGAAGAGAACTACATCAACATTACACTATTGCTAGAGATGCTGCgcttaaacatgtttttgaaaatgccATTTTGGACGGACTAAATGGAAACGTGGCCTTTAACGTTGCAAAG AAAGAAATTGAAGAGTTCTGGAAAGGAACAGAGGACAAAAATGAAAACCTTCTGCAAGAAAAATGTACACAAGCGCTTGAGGAATGCAGATTTTACTGGGAGCTCAAAGAAAGTGTTGAATCTAAAAATTTTCGCGAGCAAGTTGGCATTCatgaatatcaaaaaaaaatatgccgtTATATTGAGGATGAGTACAACGAAAAGCTGGCTTCTTTCGAAGAGCATGAG AGGCTCCCTGTATGGCAgaaatttgcaaaacatatattcatCACTGAGTCAGAAATACTTGCCATGGAGCAGGCCAGACAAC AGAGCAAAGCACTTTATGAAAACGACCGTTTCCAAATTGAACATCGATCAGAAAGAAAAGCTTCAGCTCGTAGAGAGGAGATATTACAACACCAATTATCACAGATTGCTATAAAAATGTCTGTCTTGAGGTGTGAACTGGATGATATGCGCAAAAAAGTCAGGAACGCCATTGAGAAAAACGAGAAGATCTGCAGGTTAATGTGA